CTGCCGCATAATTACAGACGGTATTATAAATATTTCTTTTGATGAAAAAGGTTATATATTAAATCCTGTTTTGCCCAAAGATGTAAAAACTGTTAAGGTAAATAAAATTTATCTCAACGGCAAATATGAGAACTTAGTTATAGAGAATAAAATGGTGTAAAAAGTTATAGGAAGAAGCATTTATAATTTTATAGGTTTACAGCAAATAACATTTGCATTTTCAAAGTCATAAAGCTCTTTTGTTCCATGTAATGTTATAAGTTATCATCAAGCAATATTAAAGGCGATTACATATAAATTCAATATAAAAATGCTTTTGATGAATATATACCTAAAAATTAATATAAATAAAAAAGGAATTAATCATCTAAAAATATTTTTGAGTTTAATTTGGTATTAGTGCTTTATGCTAATACCATTTTCTTTTGCTTTCGCTGTTATTCATTTTGCAGGTGCTAGATTTTTTAACATAACATTGTATGCGGGCATATAATGGGATAGTTTTATAAAAAAGGAGGCAATTTTACATAATGTCTTATCCAATTAATTTTTTTAATAAGGATCCTGTTAAGCCCAAAAACGAACAAGAAAAAAAGGATTACACTCCGCCCAGAAGGCAAGAAACCCAAGAGTCCAGCAACCAGCTGAGAGATTATGGCCGAGCACCTTTAGTGGTCAATATTGAAAAAGCTGCTTTGGTTAACCAGAATTTCAGAACAGCTTTATGGACAGGCGAACATCTTCAAGTTACCTTAATGAGCATCCGTCCTGGCGAAGATATAGGTCTAGAAGTTCATCCTGATACAGACCAATTTCTGATGGTCATGAGCGGAAAAGGAAAAGTCATGATGGGCAAAACCAAAGAAAACCTCAGTTTTTCTGAAAATGTTTTCCCCAATTACGCCATAATAGTTCCTGCTAAAACTTGGCATAACATAATTAATGTGGGCAATACGCCGTTGAAACTGTTCTCAATTTATGCTCCGCCTGAACATCCTTTCGGAACAGTTCATCGCACAAAAGCCGAAGCTGAAGAAGCCGAAGCAAGCTATACAAGCGCACAACCAACTTCTACTAAGTTTATTTATACCGAAGAAGAGGAAGAAAAAGTATATTAATAGCTTTGCATAAAGAAGTTTATTAAAAGAAAAAAGCCTTATATCATTAAGATATAGGGCTTATTTGATATTTAATTTATAGATTTTTCTTTTATTTTTAATGCTACTAACCTTTTTTCCGATTAAACAATAAACTTTTTTATGCTATACTTATATAAAATCCTAGCAAAAGGAGGTAATGATTTTATGTTATTAAGAGTTTTTGAGAGTGTATTTAACCTGGAGGGGAAAGAAATCTAAAACCTTGCTTTTGCCCTCCAAAAAAGCCGATTAAAAAATTTTGGAGGAAAAATGGAGTTTTTGAAAAAATACGGGCTTACGCCTTATTTTGAACAGCAAGCCCGACTTTTTGACAGCTTGCAGCTTGCAAGAGTCAGCGAACAGCATCGTGATTTATACAAAGTAATTACACAAAACGGTGAAATGACGGCTGTCGTTTCAGGAAAGCTAGCATATCGTGCCAGACAAAGTACAGATTTTCCAGCAGTAGGCGATTGGGTAATGATTGATTATGCCAACCCTACCGCAATAATACATCAGGTTTTAAATCGAAAGAGCGCTTTTATTCGAAAATCAGCAGGTACTGAGATTTCTGCACAGCAGATTGTAGCGGCTAACATAGATATTATTTTTATCTGTATGTCGCTTAATGAAGATTTTTCTTTGCGCAGGCTTGAACGGTATATGACTGCAGCATGGGACAGTATGGCAACACCTGTCGTTGTGTTGACAAAAGCCGATCTATGTGATGATATCCAAACCAAATTAGCCGAAATAGCTGCCATAACCATAGGCATTGATGTTATTGTTTGCTCCGCGCTTAACGGTTACGGTTATGATGAAGTTTTAAAACATATTGACAGCAGCAAGACCGTAGCATTTATAGGATCTTCAGGCGTTGGTAAATCCACGCTTATCAACAAATTGATGAAAGAAGATATCTTAGACACCGGCGAAATCCGAAAAGATGGCAAAGGACGGCACACCACTACACACCGCCAATTACTGCTTTTGCCTGAAGGAGGAATAGTGATAGATACGCCAGGCATGAGAGAACTGCAGCTTAGTTCGGCTGATATTTCAAAATCTTTTGAAGATATAGAAACGCTTGCCTATTTTTGTAGATTTCGGGA
The Clostridia bacterium DNA segment above includes these coding regions:
- the rsgA gene encoding ribosome small subunit-dependent GTPase A, yielding MEFLKKYGLTPYFEQQARLFDSLQLARVSEQHRDLYKVITQNGEMTAVVSGKLAYRARQSTDFPAVGDWVMIDYANPTAIIHQVLNRKSAFIRKSAGTEISAQQIVAANIDIIFICMSLNEDFSLRRLERYMTAAWDSMATPVVVLTKADLCDDIQTKLAEIAAITIGIDVIVCSALNGYGYDEVLKHIDSSKTVAFIGSSGVGKSTLINKLMKEDILDTGEIRKDGKGRHTTTHRQLLLLPEGGIVIDTPGMRELQLSSADISKSFEDIETLAYFCRFRDCTHNTEPGCAVKAAIENGDLSKERLESYKKLKKEIGYMNLNFRQLEREKIKNMFGGVNKMKQTMNYVKDKDKNR
- a CDS encoding cupin domain-containing protein → MSYPINFFNKDPVKPKNEQEKKDYTPPRRQETQESSNQLRDYGRAPLVVNIEKAALVNQNFRTALWTGEHLQVTLMSIRPGEDIGLEVHPDTDQFLMVMSGKGKVMMGKTKENLSFSENVFPNYAIIVPAKTWHNIINVGNTPLKLFSIYAPPEHPFGTVHRTKAEAEEAEASYTSAQPTSTKFIYTEEEEEKVY